The genomic segment GCCGCCCGTTCTAGGGGTATCGCCTATCGGGAACAGTCCGACCATCTTATATTGGTGTACGGCCGCGGGGGAGAGCTGAGCGTTGCGCCCCAACTTATGGGTGCGCCAATACTCCTCTGCCTCCTCTTCTATCCACCTATCCAGAAGCGGATATGCGTCTTCACCTTTGTAGAGGAAATGGGTCATGAAGATGACGTGGTTAAAGCCTACAGCCTCACACTCGACATATTTCAGATCGAGACCCAAGACCCTGGCGATCTCGCGATATCCATAATGTCCGTGACAGAGCCCAACCACCTTTATGTCCGTCTCCCTGGTCATGAGCGTACATCCCTCGAAGACAGGGTTAGATGACTGGATGAGCCAGGCGTCAGGGCAGAATCTCTCCATATCTTTGGCTACACTTAGCATGAAACGGAGTTGACTGTAGTTTAACCCAGGCCCGCCCCTGTAATACCCATGTTTCTCGCCGATTGCTCTCATGGCCTCATACTGGGTGTGTCCGCCGACAAGAGCGGTGTTAATTACGAAGTCGGCCTCCTTCAACGCCGTTTCCCTGGTGGTGGTTCTCTCGAACTTCAGGTCGACCTTCAGCTCGTCCACATATCTTGTGGCTAACCTGTGTATGCTGTTTAACCTCTCCTCATCTATATCCATCAGCGTTACAGTGCTTCCATAGAGATCCTCCGCGAGACAGAGATCACGGACCAACGTCAGGGAGAACACGGCGCTGCCGGCGCCTATTACGCCTATTTTGATCGGTTTCGCCATTTCCCCCTCCTATGGAGAAGCTGCAAATCGTCGTGCAGCACCTTTATACCACACCCATCGATCGCCGTCAATCACCTGTCTGGGAGCTTTCCTCTCAACTTGACAGTTTCTCCCCCTTCTGTTATGCTTAAACTCGAACATATATCCCACCAGAGAGGGGGAAGATGGTGTCTTCGAAAGTTGTCGAATGTCCTGCCGTCTGGATAGCCGGAGCAAGCTGCTCAGGTTGTTCGATATCCCTCCTTAACGCCGTGAGTCCCTCGATTAAAAACCTCCTGATCGACCCTGTAATTCCGGGAAAACACGTTAACCTGCGGTTTCACGCCACGATTATGGCAGGTCAGGGTGAGCCGGCATTGAAGGTGGTCAGAGATACAGCCGCTCAAAGGGCCGAGGAGTATCTGCTGCTTGTGGAGGGAGCGATACCTACGGCTGAGGACGGACTTTACTGCACTATCGGTGAGCTGGAAGGTGAAGAGCTGACCGTAAGGGAAGCGGTGAGCGAGCTCGCTAGATCCGCTTTGGCCATCATTAGCGTGGGAACCTGTGCCTCTTTCGGCGGAATACCTTCAGGATCGCCTAATCCGTCGGAAGCTAAATCGGTAAAGGAGGTATTGGAGGAGGAGGGTATCTCAAAGCCGGTGATCAACGTCCCGGGTTGTCCACCCCATCCCGATTGGTTAGTGGGCACGATAGCGATGGTGCTTCTCAACGGTCTGCCGTCGCCGGACGATCTGGACGGAGCTCTCCGACCCAAAGCCTTTTACGGCAAGCTGATCCACGACAATTGTCCGCGCAGGGCTTATTTCGATTCCGGCCAGTTTGCAAGGCATACCGGCGAGCCGGGATGCCTGTATGAGTTGGGATGTAAAGGACCCGTCACTTACGCCGATTGCCCGCTGAGATTGTGGAACAACGGTGTTAACTGGTGCGTGGGTGCTGGCTCGCCATGTATAGGCTGCGTGGAGCCGGGTTTCCCGGATAAACTCCAACCTATGTTTAAAAAGCTGGATGAAACCGCTCTCGAAAGGTTTAAAATCAGCGTCCGTTAACCTTCCCAAAGCTTGAAATGGAGGAGCAAAGATGAGCGCTAAGATAACGATCGACCCCGTTACCAGGATTGAGGGTCATCTGAGGGTAGAGGCGATCGTGGAGGGCGGGGTGGTGAAGGAGGCCAGATGTTCCGGAACTCTCTTCAGAGGATTCGAGATCTTCCTCAAAGGGAGGGAACCGAGGGATGCTCAGAGGATCACCCAGCGGGTCTGTGGGGTTTGCCCAACCGCTCATGCCATGGCCTCCGCTCTGAATCTGGACAGCGCCTTCGGCATAGCTGACAAGGTCCCTCCTAACGGCAGGATCATCCGCAATTTGATTTTCGGCTCCAACTATCTCCAATCCCATATCCTCCACTTCTATCACCTTGCCGCCTTGGATTACGTGGATGTGACCGCCATGGCCGATTACGAGGGCGAAGACCCGGAGATGAGATCAGTTAAGGAGTTCGTCTTGAGGGGGGAGCTATCTCCCTTCGTGCCCAGATACGAGGGAGATTACCGGTTCGAGGGGAAGACGAACCAGGAGCTTGTCCGACATTATCTGATCGCGCTGGAAATGCGACGACTGGCCCAGGAGATGCTCTCGGTCTTCGGGGGTAAGATGCCCCATAACGCCGCCATAGTCCCAGGCGGAGTTACGGAGCATCCCAGTGTGGATAAGATCGCCGGATTCCTCTGGAGGCTGAATAGGATCCGTGATTTCATAGACTCCATCTACATCCCGGATATAATCGCCGTCGCAAAGACCTATCCCGATTATCTCCGGATAGGGAACGGTCCCGGAAACTATCTCTCATACGGCGTTTTCGACCTGGAGGATGAAAATCCGGACTATGTCACGAGAAAAAGGCTCCATGCTCAGGGAGCGCTGGAGGGGATGGAAGATCTGAAGAAGCTTGACGTCAGCTCGATCACCGAAAGCGTCAAATACTCTTGGTTCGAATGGAGAGGTGCTGCTCATCCGTCCGAGGAGGAGACCAAGCCCAATAGGGGAAAGGATGAGGGGTATAGCTGGTTGAAGGCCCCAAGATACGAGGGAAAGGTATACGAGGTGGGTCCTCTGGCCAGAATGTTGGTTTCATACCATGCCGGGAGGAAACAGGTCAAGAGGATGATGGATGATCTACTGGACGAGCTCAAGGCTGAACCGGTCGCTTTGAACTCAACGCTGGGCAGACATGCCGCCAGAGCCCTCGAGGCCAAACTCGTGGCCGATAGTATGGCTGAATGGGTTTTACAGCTCAAGCCCGATGATCCGGTCTGCGCCCCATATGAGGTGCCGCAGGAGGCCGAAGGGATGGGGATCGTGGGTGCTCCAAGAGGAGCGTTGGGACACTGGATCAGGATCAAGGAGGGTAAAATCGAAAGCTACCAGCTCGTGGTTCCCACTACTTGGAACGCCTCGCCCAGAGATCATCTGGATCAACCCGGCCCGATGGAACAGGCGCTTATGGGAACGAAAGTCAGAGATCCGGAGAATCCCTATGAGCTGGTGCGTATCGTTCGATCCTTTGATCCTTGTCTCGCCTGCGCTGTCCATACCTTGAATGCCAGGGGTAAAAAATTGGCTGTGGTGAGGGTCGCCTGAGACCGATGAGAAGGATAGCCGTCGTCGGCGTGGGAAACATCCTGATGGGTGATGAGGGGATCGGAGTCAAAGTGGTGGAGGAACTCCGAAAGGAGAGGCTGCCGGAGGGAGTCGAACTCTTCGACGGCGGCACCGCCTTTCATGTCCTGGTGGACGATCTGATCGATTTCGACAAATTGATCATCGTGGATGCCGTGCTGGGAGGTGAGCCGCCCGGAACGATCTACCGGTTTGAGTTCGGGGAGCTTGAGGAGATGATCTCGGAGATAACCCTCTCACTCCATGACGTTGGCGTAATGGAGGCGTTGATGCTGGAACGGTTGACCCATCGGATCCCTGAGGAGATAGTTTTCATCGGCATTGAGCCGGAGAGGATAGAACTTTCGATGGAGCTTTCGTCCATTATGAGGGAGAAATTGCCTGAGCTGGTGGAAAGGGTATTGGATGAGATTAAGCGGGACCGCCCGCTCACCGCTTCTACGAGCGTCTGAAAAATCGATTAAGGAGGGGCAAGGATGATAATCTCTCAACCGAAGCCGATTGAGGAGATAAAGGAATCGATCTCCGACTTTCAAAAGCTTTTCATCCTCGCCTGTGGAGGATGTCCGGTTGGATGTAAGAGCGGGGGGAGGAAAGGATAAAAGAGCTTGCCGATGAGCTCGGCCAGGGGGGAAGGATATAACCGGAAGCGCCGAGATAGACTTCCTCTGTAACAAGGCGCTCGTCGGAACACAGCTCCAGTATCACCTCCCTCAGTTGAAGGAGGCCCAGGCGATCCTGGTCATATCGTGCGGTATCGGAGTTCAGGCGGTCGGTAAGATAATCGACCTGCCTGTGATCCCTGCCAACAATACCCTTTCAAGCCAAGGGATGCAGGGATTATGGCCCTCCGAGGAGAGATGTGCCGGATGCGGGGACTGTGTCCTGCATTTAACCGGTGGGATATGTCCTATTACGGCCTGCTCCAAGAGCCTGCTCAACGGGATGTGTGGTGGGCAACGTGATGGAAAGTGTGAGGTGGAACCGGAGAGGGATTGTGGCTGGTATCTCATATACAGGCTAAGGGAACTGGGAAGGTTGGATAACCTAAGAGAGATTCCGCCTCTGAGGGATTACAGGAAACTTGACGTCCCCGGTCCTCAGAGGGTGACAACCCGATGGGCGCTTGAAAAGGCCGAGATCTTTGAGGCTCCCAACTGGATAGGATAACAAGGGAGGAGGTTGACGATGACTAGGTTACAGGAGAGCTTGCAACGGGGGAAATTCGTGGTCACAGGGGAGATCGGCCCTCCTAAGGGGGTGAATCTGGAGACCGCTTTGAAGGAGGCTTCGTATCTGAAGGGTCGCGTCGTCGCCGTCAACGTCACCGACAACCAGAGCTCCGTGATGCGTCTGGGATCGCTGGGGCTGTGCGCGAAGTTGGTCCAAGAAGGTTATGAGCCGATCTTCCAGGTGACGTGCCGTGATAGGAACCGATTGGCGCTTCAATCCGATATCCTCAGCGCGTATGTGCTCGGCATTCGGAACGTCCTAGCGCTTACGGGAGATCATACCACGCTCGGCGATCATCCACAATCTAAGCCCGTCTTCGATCTGGATTCGGTCAGCCTTCTCATGGCTATCTCCTCTCTAAAGGAGGGCAGAGACTTGGCAGGTGAAGAGCTGGACGGAGCGCCAAGTGATATATTCCCGGGAGCAACCGTCACGCCCGGAGCCGATCCGCTTGAGCCTCAGATCATAAAGATGGAAAAGAAGATAGAGGCCGGGGCCCAGTTCTTCCAGACACAGGCAGTCTATGACCCTAAAACGTTCGAGAGATTCATGGATCAGGCCTCTAAGTTCAACGTTCCGGTGCTAGCGGGGATCGTTATCATAAAGTCCCCTGCCATGGCCAGATATATGAACGAGAACGTACCAGGGGTTTTCGTGCCGGATTCCATAATCAAATCCCTGGCGGAGGTGCCGAGAAAGGAGAGGGCCAAAAAGAGCATCGAGCTCATGGCCCAGCTCATCAGAGAGCTGAAGCCGATGTGTCAGGGGATACATATAATGGCGATGGGATGGGAGAGATATGTCCCAGAACTGCTCGATGCCTGTGATATCAGTTAGGAGCTATCCTTAAGGAAGAGAGAAGCTCCTCGTCAGCCGATCGGGCTTTCATCGTCTCCTTTCCCCCGATTCGGCTTAGAATCACCTCCACCTCCTCTGAGGGCGGTGCATCGCTGTAACGAATACATATTCGGGCGGCTGTTACCAAGTGTTTTCTATCCGCTTTCAGCCCTCGGGGCACGAGGGTTAGGGGACCCTTGAAGCCCGATACATAGATGATCACGTCTTGCGACCTTTCGGCCATCTGGAGGAGCCTCTGATTTTCAGTTTTGTTTCTCCCCACAATCGCCTTAATCCCGTGGGCTATCCTGAAATGTCTTCCCACCTTCAGAAGCTCAATGTCCCTCACCCTCAGCTCATCCTCGTTTTGGATCAGATCTCTCATCCTAGCTGAAAATCCCGGCTCAGTGAGCCTACACCCCCCCGCCGGTGATGGATATTCCTCTATCCCATATTTTTCCGCCAGCTCCATCTGTCTTCTGCGTGATCTGCCGTGTAGATCGAGCAACATCTCCCTGTTCACCTTTCCCTCCCGCTCCGGTATGGTCTCAGGCAAGAGCTTAGCGCTGAGTGGGCGGAGGATATACCCCTCGTATCCGGAGAGCTTCTCCACAGCCCTTAGGGCTCCCCTGTTTTGGGACATCGGCCTCTCGTTGAGCACCTCACCGGAGAAGAGAAAATCCGCCCCTTCCTCCTCCATTATTCCCCCAGCGATTCGGAACATCAAGCCGTGACAATCTATACAAGGATTCATCTGACTGCCATAGCCATATTTGGGGGCCTTAACGATCTCCAGATGTTCCTCCGTTATGTCCATTACCTTGATAGGAACGCCGAGCTTTTCAGCGGCGCGAACCGCCTTTTCAGGACCGAAAAAAGGGGTCACGAAGGTAACGGCTATCAGGTCTATATCCTGCTCCTGCAGCACCTTGAAGGCCAATATGCTATCCAGACCGCCGGAAAGCAATCCTATACCTTTTGGTCTTCTACCATCCATCCCGCTTTCAGACCTCTTCTCGCCGGAATCGCCTCAACTTTATTTTACCTGATCTCCTCCATTTAAGCAACTTCCCGTTCTTCCAAATCAGATCCTCTTGACCGATCGGGAAGTTTGTGGTAAGCTTGAGTTGAGGAGGGAATTAAAATTTGAATCTTAGGGAGGTTTGATCAGATGAGGAGAGGGATAGCTTTGGGATTGACCGTTATGCTCGCGGCAACGCTTCTCATAGCGAATGCCCAGGCCAAGTGGAGCGTGGCTAGGGAGAGCGGAATGCAGGGTGATGTGGCCGATATCCAGTTCATCGACCAAACTCACGGCTGGATCCTCCTCGCCCAAGGTGAGGTGAGGTATACGACCGATGGAGGGAAAACCTGGAGTTCCTCCAAAATAGCCACGAATAAAGAACTGCATGATATACATTTCATCGATCGGAATAGAGGGTGGATAGTAGGTGAAAACGGATATATGGTCTACACGACGGACGGCGGCAGGACATGGCTTCCGATGAGCAGTGGAACTGTAACCACCCTTTCAGGGGTTTGGTTCGTCGACGAGGAAAACGGCTGGATATGTGGCGATGGCGGTACCATAATGCATACATCGAACGGCGGCAAATCGTGGGAGAAACAGGAGACGGGCACGAACTACGAGTTGACGAATATACAGTTCGTATCTCCCACAACAGGTTGGGCGGTCGGCGCCGGCGGGACGATACTTCAAACGACGGATGGCGGCAAAACGTGGAAGTTCCGTCCCTCACCCACCGCGTCGCCCCTTGACGGGATGTTCATCCTGAACGGAACCACCGGATGGGCGGTGGGGGGAAACGGCGCCATAGTCCGCATGAACGACGGTAAAACCTGGAAGGAGCAGGAAAGCCACGTGCCAAATACGAACGGAATGCCCGAACCGATATGGGATGTACACTTTATCAATCCGGATCTCGGACTTGCCGTCGCGGAGTTCGGCGTGATACTCAGAACGGATGATGGAGGCGAGACATGGACCCCATTGAAACCCAGGCCCACCTTCAACAGATTAACGGCGGTTCAGTTCGTAAGCGAGACCGAGGCCTGGGCGGGCGGCGTTAACGGCACCCTGCTCCATAGCCTCGATGGCGGTAAAACCTGGGATGTCGTCTCCTCCAGCAGCGATCTGACATCGATCTGTTTCGTCAACGACAAGGAGGGATGGGCTGCCGGCGTGGCCGGATCCATATACCACACATCCGATGGAGGGAAAACCTGGAAATCACAGTCCAGCAACACGGCCTTCGATCTGTTCGACATATTCTTCGTCGATGGGAAAAAGGGATGGGCCGTCGGCAGCAACGGAACGCTCATCGAGACCAAAGATGGAGGGGAAACCTGGAGCAGCGTCAATAACCCCAGGGATGAGTTCGGCAGAAGGACGCGAAGGATAAAGGCGGACGGAACCATACTCGGACTGGGCCTCTATAGTATCCATTTCCCGACCCCACAAAACGGTTGTACTGTCGGCGAGGTGGGAAAGATCCTATACACGGAGGACGGAGGTCAAACCTGGGTCTCCAGAACATCGATGATGGTTTTCAACAACCTCTACGCGACCTTCTTCATCTCCCCCACGGTCGGGTGGGCGGCCGGACAGAGCGTCATAATCAAGACGACGGATGCCGGAGCCAACTGGAAACCGACCTTCATCGGCGATCAGATCAGAGGGATGTTCTTCGTCGATCAGAATACGGGTTGGGCCGTGGGGGTCAACGGCGCCATCCTTCACACCGCGGACGGCGGAAGTTCCTGGAACGATCAGGTCAGCGGCACGAAGGTCAACCTCTACGATGTGGCCTTCAAAAACGCCAAAGAGGGATGGGCTGTGGGCGATAAAGGCACTATACTCCACACCATCGACGGGGGCGTGACATGGCTCACGGAGCCCGCTGTTGTGCAAAATGATCTCCGCGGGGTTTGCATCTCAAAAGATGGAACCGTCTGGGCCGTGGGCTCCGGAGGGGTGATATTGGTCAACAGGTAGATCCGGAGGGGAAAGATGAAGGTCGTGACCGCTCAGGAGATGAGAGAGATAGACAGAAGGGTTATAGAGGAAATAGGCATACTGGGCGCCGTGCTGATGGAGAACGCCGGGATGTCCGTCTTCAACCTGATCCGCGAGCTTACGGAGGGTTTCCCACCGGGGGGTTTCAAGGTGGCTATCTTCGTCGGTAAGGGCAACAACGGCGGAGATGGCCTCGTCGTCGCCAGGTACCTGCACGATCACGGCTACAGGGTCTCCGTTTACCTTCTGGCTCCCCCGGAATCCTTCTCGGGAAACGCCGGGTTAAATTTGGAAATCGCTCGCAAGGTAGGGGTGCCGATCGAAACGATCGACTCGCCGGAGAAACTCGACGAGATCTGGGGGGATATGGACGAGATCGATATCGTGGTGGACGCTATCTTCGGCACGGGGCTTAAAGGGGCTATCAGGGGATTGACAGGTGAGGTTGTGGAACGGATGAACCGACTCCGTGCCGTCAGAGTGGCGGTGGATCTGCCCTCCGGCCTAAACGCAGACACGGGAGCGGTGGAAGGTCCGTGTGTGCGGGCCGACTTCACCGTTACGATGGCGCTTCCCAAAAGGGGGCTTCTGCTGTATCCGGGGGCAGATTACTGCGGTGAGGTGAGGGTTGCTGATATCGGTTTCCCGAAAATGGCGATTGAATCGCAGAACGTCAAAACCGAGCTGATCACCGAGGAGATGGCTCTCTCCCTTTTACCCCGCA from the Candidatus Poribacteria bacterium genome contains:
- a CDS encoding alpha-glucosidase/alpha-galactosidase produces the protein MAKPIKIGVIGAGSAVFSLTLVRDLCLAEDLYGSTVTLMDIDEERLNSIHRLATRYVDELKVDLKFERTTTRETALKEADFVINTALVGGHTQYEAMRAIGEKHGYYRGGPGLNYSQLRFMLSVAKDMERFCPDAWLIQSSNPVFEGCTLMTRETDIKVVGLCHGHYGYREIARVLGLDLKYVECEAVGFNHVIFMTHFLYKGEDAYPLLDRWIEEEAEEYWRTHKLGRNAQLSPAAVHQYKMVGLFPIGDTPRTGGWWYHIDLETKKRWYGEIGGFDSEIGWQGYLDGLAKRVEHIMKVANDTSISVTEEFPPRHSGEQHLGIIEALVLNKEGRYQVNIPNNGLIDDIPDDVVVEVPAIVNKTGIRGIRVGKLPRNLLLQVLWPRMLEMEREVELALSSDKRLFLRMVLDDHRTRSLEQAESYIEEVLSFNSEMGENIRDNRR
- a CDS encoding hydrogenase small subunit, with amino-acid sequence MSSKVVECPAVWIAGASCSGCSISLLNAVSPSIKNLLIDPVIPGKHVNLRFHATIMAGQGEPALKVVRDTAAQRAEEYLLLVEGAIPTAEDGLYCTIGELEGEELTVREAVSELARSALAIISVGTCASFGGIPSGSPNPSEAKSVKEVLEEEGISKPVINVPGCPPHPDWLVGTIAMVLLNGLPSPDDLDGALRPKAFYGKLIHDNCPRRAYFDSGQFARHTGEPGCLYELGCKGPVTYADCPLRLWNNGVNWCVGAGSPCIGCVEPGFPDKLQPMFKKLDETALERFKISVR
- a CDS encoding nickel-dependent hydrogenase large subunit, which produces MSAKITIDPVTRIEGHLRVEAIVEGGVVKEARCSGTLFRGFEIFLKGREPRDAQRITQRVCGVCPTAHAMASALNLDSAFGIADKVPPNGRIIRNLIFGSNYLQSHILHFYHLAALDYVDVTAMADYEGEDPEMRSVKEFVLRGELSPFVPRYEGDYRFEGKTNQELVRHYLIALEMRRLAQEMLSVFGGKMPHNAAIVPGGVTEHPSVDKIAGFLWRLNRIRDFIDSIYIPDIIAVAKTYPDYLRIGNGPGNYLSYGVFDLEDENPDYVTRKRLHAQGALEGMEDLKKLDVSSITESVKYSWFEWRGAAHPSEEETKPNRGKDEGYSWLKAPRYEGKVYEVGPLARMLVSYHAGRKQVKRMMDDLLDELKAEPVALNSTLGRHAARALEAKLVADSMAEWVLQLKPDDPVCAPYEVPQEAEGMGIVGAPRGALGHWIRIKEGKIESYQLVVPTTWNASPRDHLDQPGPMEQALMGTKVRDPENPYELVRIVRSFDPCLACAVHTLNARGKKLAVVRVA
- a CDS encoding HyaD/HybD family hydrogenase maturation endopeptidase → MRRIAVVGVGNILMGDEGIGVKVVEELRKERLPEGVELFDGGTAFHVLVDDLIDFDKLIIVDAVLGGEPPGTIYRFEFGELEEMISEITLSLHDVGVMEALMLERLTHRIPEEIVFIGIEPERIELSMELSSIMREKLPELVERVLDEIKRDRPLTASTSV
- a CDS encoding methylenetetrahydrofolate reductase C-terminal domain-containing protein yields the protein MKEAQAILVISCGIGVQAVGKIIDLPVIPANNTLSSQGMQGLWPSEERCAGCGDCVLHLTGGICPITACSKSLLNGMCGGQRDGKCEVEPERDCGWYLIYRLRELGRLDNLREIPPLRDYRKLDVPGPQRVTTRWALEKAEIFEAPNWIG
- a CDS encoding methylenetetrahydrofolate reductase; its protein translation is MTRLQESLQRGKFVVTGEIGPPKGVNLETALKEASYLKGRVVAVNVTDNQSSVMRLGSLGLCAKLVQEGYEPIFQVTCRDRNRLALQSDILSAYVLGIRNVLALTGDHTTLGDHPQSKPVFDLDSVSLLMAISSLKEGRDLAGEELDGAPSDIFPGATVTPGADPLEPQIIKMEKKIEAGAQFFQTQAVYDPKTFERFMDQASKFNVPVLAGIVIIKSPAMARYMNENVPGVFVPDSIIKSLAEVPRKERAKKSIELMAQLIRELKPMCQGIHIMAMGWERYVPELLDACDIS
- a CDS encoding tRNA 4-thiouridine(8) synthase ThiI; this encodes MDGRRPKGIGLLSGGLDSILAFKVLQEQDIDLIAVTFVTPFFGPEKAVRAAEKLGVPIKVMDITEEHLEIVKAPKYGYGSQMNPCIDCHGLMFRIAGGIMEEEGADFLFSGEVLNERPMSQNRGALRAVEKLSGYEGYILRPLSAKLLPETIPEREGKVNREMLLDLHGRSRRRQMELAEKYGIEEYPSPAGGCRLTEPGFSARMRDLIQNEDELRVRDIELLKVGRHFRIAHGIKAIVGRNKTENQRLLQMAERSQDVIIYVSGFKGPLTLVPRGLKADRKHLVTAARICIRYSDAPPSEEVEVILSRIGGKETMKARSADEELLSSLRIAPN